One genomic window of Methanosarcina acetivorans C2A includes the following:
- a CDS encoding DNA topoisomerase IV subunit A produces MAGDVNNEVNSKKRQGDTLAKERLLGLAEKIYNQFEEEVIPSVSLPSRTKANIEYSDESDVWVYGDRESERSAKTVKGAFQLLKTTYATDFLINEHLAHNRGSTLRELYYISEGWDYAKFKEQAESDRLIEDLELLTSLQREYFHMRPEEDGATMFGPIEISELTKRGARNIHCQKDVGEGGYQIPFNVENIEFKNHDASMIIAIETGGMYARLMENGFDEAYNAILVHLKGQPARSTRRIIKRMNEELEIPVAVFTDGDPWSYRIYASVAYGAIKSAHLSEFMATPAARFLGLQPSDIVEYELSTDKLTEQDISALRSELSDPRFESEYWKEQIQLQLDIGKKAEQQAFAGKGLDFVTEVYLPNRLKELGMV; encoded by the coding sequence ATGGCAGGAGACGTAAATAACGAAGTAAACAGCAAAAAAAGACAGGGAGATACCCTGGCAAAAGAAAGACTCCTCGGGCTTGCAGAAAAGATCTATAACCAGTTTGAAGAGGAGGTAATCCCGAGTGTCAGCCTCCCCAGCCGGACCAAGGCAAATATAGAATATTCCGACGAAAGCGATGTCTGGGTTTACGGGGACAGGGAAAGTGAGAGGAGTGCAAAGACCGTAAAAGGGGCATTCCAGCTCCTGAAGACTACCTATGCTACGGACTTTCTCATAAACGAACACCTTGCCCATAACCGCGGTTCAACACTTCGAGAACTTTATTATATTTCCGAAGGCTGGGACTATGCCAAATTCAAAGAGCAAGCTGAAAGCGACCGCCTGATCGAAGATCTGGAACTCCTGACCAGTCTCCAGAGGGAGTATTTCCATATGCGTCCTGAAGAAGACGGGGCTACGATGTTCGGGCCGATTGAGATCTCGGAACTGACCAAACGGGGCGCGCGGAATATCCACTGTCAGAAGGACGTGGGAGAAGGCGGGTACCAGATCCCCTTTAATGTGGAAAATATTGAGTTTAAGAATCACGACGCAAGCATGATAATTGCCATAGAGACCGGGGGTATGTATGCCCGTTTAATGGAAAACGGGTTTGATGAGGCTTATAATGCTATTCTTGTCCATCTGAAGGGCCAGCCTGCACGGTCAACCCGCAGGATAATCAAGCGTATGAACGAGGAGCTGGAGATTCCCGTAGCAGTCTTTACTGACGGCGACCCCTGGTCTTACAGGATCTATGCCTCGGTTGCCTACGGGGCTATAAAAAGCGCTCACCTCTCGGAATTCATGGCAACCCCCGCTGCCAGGTTCCTGGGGCTCCAGCCCTCGGATATCGTGGAGTACGAACTTTCAACCGACAAGCTCACCGAGCAGGACATAAGCGCACTTCGAAGCGAACTTTCCGATCCCCGCTTTGAATCCGAATACTGGAAGGAGCAGATCCAGCTCCAGCTCGATATCGGCAAGAAGGCTGAACAGCAGGCTTTCGCAGGAAAAGGTCTGGACTTCGTGACCGAGGTCTATCTTCCTAACCGGCTGAAAGAACTGGGCATGGTTTGA
- the gyrB gene encoding DNA topoisomerase (ATP-hydrolyzing) subunit B, producing the protein MSDKQVYDASRIQVLEGLEAVRKRPSMYIGSTDSRGLHHLVYEVVDNSIDEALAGFCTRVDVTINPDGSVTVLDNGRGIPIDPHPVHKKSALEVVMTVLHAGGKFDKNTYKVSGGLHGVGVSVVNALSEWLNVEVERDGKKYFQRYIRGKPEAEVQETGTSEITGTKTTFKPDARIFETTDFQYDILSNRLRELAFLNRGLTINLKDLRSPEGQAETFIYSGGIVEFVEYLNKKKQPLHEKPIYFERQRDDMVVEIAMQYTNSYTENVYSFANNINTHEGGTHIIGFKTALTRVANDYIKANKLSKEDAKLTGDDVREGLTAIISVKLMEPQFEGQTKTRLGNSEVKGIVDSLVTDGLAEYFEENPKVANVILEKALLAQKAREAAKKARELTRRKSALEVSTLPGKLADCSEKDPSVCEIYIVEGNSAGGSAKQGRDRGFQAILPLRGKILNVEKSRLAKILKNNEVVSLITALGTGVSEDFALESARYHKVILMTDADVDGAHIRTLLLTLFFRYMRPLIDAGYVYIAQPPLYRIKKGKSEYYIHSDRELEVKKKELGEKGLAIQRYKGLGEMNPEQLWETTMNPESRTLLQVTLEDALRADEIFRVLMGDEVEPRRNFIETHAKEVVDLDI; encoded by the coding sequence ATGAGTGATAAACAGGTTTATGACGCTTCGCGTATCCAGGTACTCGAAGGCCTGGAAGCTGTCCGAAAACGACCTAGCATGTATATAGGGAGTACAGACAGCCGCGGGCTCCACCATTTAGTCTACGAGGTTGTAGACAACAGTATTGATGAAGCCCTTGCAGGCTTCTGTACCAGGGTCGATGTCACTATCAATCCCGACGGAAGTGTGACGGTCCTGGACAATGGGAGAGGTATCCCTATCGACCCCCATCCCGTGCACAAGAAATCAGCTCTTGAGGTCGTGATGACAGTTCTGCACGCAGGAGGCAAGTTCGATAAAAATACCTACAAGGTCTCCGGAGGGCTACATGGAGTGGGGGTCTCGGTCGTGAACGCCCTTTCGGAATGGCTGAATGTGGAAGTTGAAAGAGACGGGAAGAAATATTTCCAGCGCTATATCCGCGGAAAGCCCGAGGCCGAGGTCCAGGAAACAGGAACTTCGGAGATTACGGGCACAAAGACCACTTTCAAACCCGATGCAAGAATCTTTGAGACCACCGACTTCCAGTACGATATTCTCTCAAACCGGCTCAGGGAACTGGCTTTCCTTAACAGGGGCCTCACAATCAACCTGAAGGACTTAAGAAGCCCCGAAGGGCAGGCTGAGACTTTTATCTACAGCGGGGGAATTGTAGAATTCGTGGAGTACCTTAACAAGAAAAAACAGCCTCTCCACGAAAAGCCGATCTATTTCGAACGGCAAAGAGATGATATGGTTGTAGAAATTGCAATGCAGTATACGAACAGCTACACTGAAAACGTGTACTCCTTTGCAAACAATATCAACACCCATGAGGGCGGGACCCATATCATCGGTTTCAAGACCGCCCTTACAAGGGTTGCAAACGATTACATCAAAGCCAACAAGCTCTCAAAAGAAGACGCGAAGCTGACCGGAGACGACGTAAGGGAAGGCCTGACTGCGATTATCAGTGTCAAACTTATGGAGCCCCAGTTTGAGGGGCAGACCAAGACAAGGCTCGGAAACAGTGAAGTCAAGGGAATAGTTGACTCCCTTGTAACGGACGGGCTTGCGGAGTACTTTGAGGAAAACCCGAAGGTTGCAAACGTTATCCTTGAAAAAGCCCTCCTTGCCCAGAAAGCCCGGGAAGCTGCAAAAAAGGCAAGGGAACTTACCCGCAGAAAGAGCGCACTTGAGGTCAGCACCCTGCCCGGAAAACTTGCGGATTGCTCGGAAAAAGACCCTTCAGTCTGTGAGATTTACATCGTGGAAGGTAATTCGGCAGGAGGTTCGGCAAAACAGGGCAGAGACAGGGGTTTCCAGGCAATTTTACCCCTCAGGGGCAAGATCCTGAATGTGGAAAAATCCAGACTTGCGAAGATCCTGAAAAACAATGAGGTCGTTTCCCTTATCACCGCCCTCGGGACCGGGGTCAGTGAGGACTTCGCTCTGGAAAGCGCTCGCTACCACAAAGTCATCCTCATGACTGATGCCGATGTGGACGGAGCGCACATCAGGACTCTTCTTCTTACTCTATTCTTCCGCTATATGAGACCTCTGATCGACGCCGGATACGTATATATCGCCCAGCCTCCGCTCTACCGCATAAAGAAAGGCAAATCTGAGTACTATATACACTCGGACAGGGAACTTGAAGTAAAGAAAAAAGAACTCGGGGAAAAAGGACTTGCAATCCAGCGGTATAAAGGACTTGGAGAAATGAACCCGGAACAGCTCTGGGAAACAACCATGAACCCTGAGAGCCGGACTCTTTTACAGGTTACCCTGGAAGATGCGCTTCGGGCGGACGAGATCTTCAGAGTCCTCATGGGAGATGAGGTAGAACCACGCCGGAACTTCATCGAAACGCATGCAAAAGAAGTTGTGGACCTGGATATCTGA
- a CDS encoding ATP-binding protein → MEKSQLRQVIIDQQVSFRKREELVFRDIDLERYLRGNEIVIISGIRRCGKSSLLKLIAGQLEGVKFYVDFDDIRLSDFKVGNYQDLQDLVIELYGKEMEKNGTGQIYYFFDEIQNVPLWERWLNNLYKEGKKVFATGSNSQLLSSEISTFLTGRNKVLRLFPFSFKEFLRLKGIEITGEEIEADLLTSSKKAEIFSYFLEYFESGGFPLVLKSRDLELSRGYFEDILNKDVLVRYNIREGRALKDLALFLLSNVGKAYSYPTLRSITGIKSLSTIKNYIDYFQNVFLLYQVPRFDYSLKKQKVSSSKIYTIDNSFLKTVAFNFSENEGQRLENLVLVELLRRKKELYYHSEKKECDFVLREGLRVSEAIQVSVNLNNPETKKREIEGLKEAMEAYKLDRGLLLTFEEDDILDTGGREIVVKPVWRWLLK, encoded by the coding sequence ATGGAGAAAAGCCAGCTTCGCCAGGTAATAATTGACCAGCAGGTCTCTTTCAGGAAAAGGGAAGAGCTTGTATTCCGTGATATCGACCTTGAGAGATACCTCAGGGGAAATGAAATTGTTATCATCTCGGGGATCAGGCGGTGTGGGAAGAGTTCGCTTTTGAAGTTGATAGCCGGGCAGCTTGAGGGGGTTAAGTTTTATGTGGACTTTGATGACATCCGGCTCTCGGATTTTAAGGTCGGGAATTATCAGGATTTGCAGGATCTGGTAATTGAGCTTTATGGGAAAGAGATGGAAAAAAATGGGACTGGGCAGATTTATTATTTTTTTGATGAGATACAGAACGTGCCACTCTGGGAAAGGTGGCTTAACAACCTTTACAAAGAAGGAAAAAAGGTATTTGCCACAGGCTCGAATTCCCAGCTCCTCAGTTCGGAAATATCTACATTTTTGACCGGAAGAAACAAAGTGCTCAGGCTTTTTCCTTTCTCCTTTAAGGAGTTCCTGCGCCTGAAGGGAATCGAGATCACAGGAGAAGAAATTGAAGCCGATCTTCTTACTAGCTCCAAAAAAGCTGAGATATTTAGTTATTTTCTGGAATACTTCGAAAGCGGAGGCTTTCCGCTTGTCCTGAAAAGCAGGGACCTTGAACTTTCCAGAGGATATTTTGAAGATATCCTGAACAAAGACGTTCTGGTCCGCTACAATATAAGGGAGGGAAGAGCTCTTAAAGACCTTGCCCTGTTCCTGCTTTCTAACGTGGGGAAGGCGTATTCTTACCCCACATTGAGAAGCATAACCGGGATAAAGAGTTTAAGCACGATCAAAAATTACATTGATTACTTCCAGAATGTGTTTTTACTCTACCAGGTTCCCAGGTTTGACTACTCACTGAAAAAGCAAAAGGTATCGTCTTCGAAGATTTATACCATCGACAATAGTTTCCTGAAGACGGTGGCGTTCAATTTCTCCGAAAACGAAGGACAGAGGCTTGAAAATCTGGTCCTTGTCGAACTGTTGAGAAGAAAAAAAGAACTGTATTACCATTCCGAAAAAAAGGAATGCGATTTTGTACTGAGGGAAGGGCTGAGGGTTAGTGAGGCAATTCAGGTTTCAGTGAACCTGAACAATCCGGAAACAAAGAAGAGGGAAATTGAAGGATTAAAAGAGGCAATGGAAGCTTATAAACTTGACAGGGGGCTTCTCCTGACGTTTGAAGAGGACGACATATTGGATACAGGAGGGAGAGAAATAGTCGTGAAACCGGTATGGAGATGGCTTCTCAAATGA
- the gyrA gene encoding DNA gyrase subunit A codes for MAKYEEEKKSEAEMKKSYQATLIPEERDDKQEHGDGSIPLTREESGKKLELALSDPASDETEDEGPEPDNNGVTAILIDDEMKRSYINYAMSVIVGRALPDARDGLKPVHRRILFSMKESGITHDKPYKKSARVVGDVLGKYHPHGDAAVYDSIVRMVQDFSLRYPLIDGQGNFGSIDGDEAAAMRYTEVRMDRIAEEMLTDIEKETVPFRPNYDGSLEEPEVLPAKLPNLLINGSTGIAVGMATNMAPHNISEVIDGTLMLIDNPETPVSELMTVVKGPDFPTGAHILGTAGIRSAYTTGRGPVKIRAVAEIQELKKDREQIIVTELPYQVNKARMIENIAQLVREKVISGISDLRDESDREGIRVVIELSKGTNARVVLNQLYKHTQMETTFGVINLALVDGKPQELNLKQLLEIYLEYRMEIVQKRTLYDLKKSEERAHILEGLRIALDNIDAVVALIKGSANADEARQGLMDNFTLDEVQAKAILDMRLQRLTGLETKKILEELENLIKLIAELKKILESDELKYEIIRTELLGLKEKYGDVRRTKIVHYTEEVTDEDLIPEADVVVTITNSGYIKRIPLDTYSMQRRGGRGIIGMEMKEEDFVENLFISSTHNYILFFTNRGRLYWQKVYEIPEGSRQSRGKAIVNLLELREGEMVNAMIPVKEFAEDRYLLMATRAGTTKKTPLSEFRNPRKAGIIAVSLDEGDELVKVLLTDGKQEVLMVSKKGKAIRFSEDDVRPMGRTARGVRGMILDGPEDEVVSMDLVDETTTLLSVTENGFGKRTEYSQYPMHRRGGKGVITIVTNLRNGFVANVKSVAEDDELMITSSEGIIIRVPAKDISIQGRNTQGVRIMNMKSGDKVVGMARIKAEDEDQKQLKITNLKSGKAVSVKSEFEVGKDESEEPEEAKDVEEAGVEEVEEEVDEEE; via the coding sequence ATGGCAAAATACGAAGAAGAAAAAAAATCAGAAGCTGAAATGAAAAAATCTTATCAAGCTACCCTTATCCCGGAAGAGAGAGACGATAAGCAGGAACATGGAGACGGTTCAATCCCCCTTACTCGCGAAGAGTCCGGCAAGAAACTCGAACTGGCCCTATCCGACCCTGCTTCGGACGAAACCGAGGACGAAGGGCCGGAACCCGATAATAATGGAGTTACGGCTATCCTTATCGACGATGAAATGAAACGCTCCTACATTAATTATGCAATGAGCGTCATCGTCGGAAGGGCACTTCCCGATGCCAGAGACGGCTTAAAACCGGTCCACCGCAGGATCCTTTTTTCAATGAAGGAATCCGGGATTACTCACGACAAACCGTATAAGAAGTCAGCCCGTGTGGTGGGTGACGTGCTTGGTAAATATCACCCTCACGGAGACGCTGCTGTTTATGATAGTATCGTGAGGATGGTGCAGGACTTCTCACTTCGCTACCCTCTGATCGATGGGCAGGGGAACTTCGGGTCCATTGATGGGGACGAGGCTGCAGCCATGCGATATACCGAAGTCCGCATGGATAGGATTGCAGAAGAGATGCTGACAGATATTGAAAAGGAGACCGTTCCGTTCAGGCCTAACTATGACGGGTCCCTTGAAGAGCCGGAAGTCCTTCCTGCAAAGCTTCCGAACCTCCTTATCAACGGGTCAACCGGAATTGCCGTCGGAATGGCAACGAACATGGCTCCCCACAATATAAGTGAGGTAATTGACGGGACTCTGATGCTTATTGACAACCCTGAAACCCCGGTTTCGGAACTGATGACCGTGGTAAAGGGGCCGGACTTTCCCACAGGTGCGCATATCCTCGGGACAGCAGGTATAAGGTCTGCATACACAACCGGAAGGGGGCCGGTAAAGATCAGGGCAGTTGCCGAAATTCAGGAGCTTAAAAAAGATAGGGAGCAGATTATAGTAACCGAACTTCCTTACCAGGTGAACAAGGCAAGGATGATTGAAAATATTGCTCAGCTTGTCAGGGAAAAGGTGATTTCAGGAATTTCCGATCTGCGGGACGAGTCGGACAGGGAAGGGATAAGGGTCGTAATCGAGCTTTCAAAGGGCACAAACGCCAGGGTTGTCTTAAACCAGCTCTATAAGCACACCCAGATGGAGACCACTTTCGGGGTCATCAACCTCGCCCTTGTGGACGGAAAGCCACAGGAGCTTAACCTGAAGCAGCTTCTCGAGATCTACCTTGAGTACAGGATGGAGATTGTCCAGAAGCGGACGCTTTACGACCTGAAAAAAAGCGAAGAAAGGGCCCACATCCTGGAAGGGTTAAGGATCGCTCTTGACAACATAGACGCAGTTGTTGCCCTTATCAAGGGGTCTGCAAATGCCGATGAAGCTAGGCAGGGCCTGATGGACAACTTTACCCTTGACGAGGTCCAGGCAAAGGCTATCCTGGATATGCGCCTGCAGCGTCTGACAGGGCTTGAGACCAAGAAAATCCTTGAGGAGCTGGAAAACCTCATAAAACTGATCGCCGAACTCAAAAAGATCCTGGAAAGCGATGAGCTCAAGTACGAGATTATCAGGACCGAACTCCTCGGACTCAAGGAAAAGTACGGGGATGTCCGCAGGACAAAGATCGTACATTACACGGAAGAAGTGACCGATGAAGACCTTATTCCGGAAGCCGACGTTGTGGTCACAATCACAAACAGCGGCTACATAAAGCGTATCCCCCTTGATACTTATTCCATGCAGCGCCGCGGAGGCAGGGGGATTATCGGTATGGAGATGAAGGAAGAAGACTTCGTGGAAAACCTCTTTATTTCCTCAACCCACAACTATATCCTTTTCTTTACAAACAGGGGCAGGCTCTACTGGCAGAAGGTCTATGAGATCCCTGAAGGTTCCCGCCAGTCGAGAGGTAAAGCCATAGTAAACCTGCTTGAGCTGCGGGAAGGTGAAATGGTCAATGCAATGATCCCTGTAAAAGAGTTTGCCGAAGACAGATACCTCCTTATGGCAACAAGGGCAGGCACGACCAAAAAGACCCCTCTCTCCGAGTTCAGGAACCCGAGAAAAGCCGGTATTATCGCAGTCAGCCTGGATGAAGGCGACGAGCTTGTGAAAGTCCTCCTTACCGATGGAAAGCAGGAAGTCTTGATGGTCTCTAAGAAAGGCAAAGCAATACGCTTCTCCGAAGACGACGTCCGTCCGATGGGCAGGACTGCAAGAGGAGTCCGCGGCATGATCCTTGATGGCCCGGAAGACGAGGTGGTCAGCATGGACCTTGTCGATGAGACCACAACTCTCCTATCGGTAACTGAAAACGGGTTCGGTAAAAGGACAGAGTACTCCCAGTATCCTATGCACCGCCGCGGCGGGAAAGGCGTAATAACAATCGTTACGAACCTGAGAAATGGCTTTGTTGCTAACGTCAAATCCGTAGCTGAGGATGACGAACTGATGATTACCAGTTCGGAAGGCATCATTATCCGTGTGCCGGCAAAAGATATCTCAATCCAGGGCAGAAATACCCAGGGCGTAAGGATCATGAACATGAAATCCGGGGACAAAGTCGTCGGGATGGCCCGTATCAAAGCTGAAGATGAGGATCAAAAACAGCTGAAAATCACTAACCTCAAATCCGGAAAAGCAGTAAGTGTAAAATCCGAATTCGAGGTCGGAAAGGACGAATCCGAAGAACCTGAAGAAGCAAAGGACGTCGAAGAAGCGGGAGTTGAAGAAGTTGAAGAAGAAGTCGACGAAGAAGAATGA
- a CDS encoding tetratricopeptide repeat protein yields MVSRRLQDSANRLFGKAATFIENGKYDRALESLKDVDKIMKKEKDPEISFHTLFLKGYTISKAGDPEGALEFYGEALKIIEPLFSGEPGKKNYQKFISNMIEEIGSSFDELNDEERAEELLGPMEKQFEKVVRTFEELVKSDPENQEYLSGFLEIIGSMGVCYQAGQLMDQAVKLFDKKIDIYEKLFELESGETDLLGDFDEDIELYGYLFRNYGHLKEAEGNYFRAAGIYRKMIEKDPENSMAEYYLSYTYSYHGSLYSGMENLEKAERYYEEAVELMDKGYKEFPEDYAYAVSLANIHESYGVAFSNRKYLEKSIANYTKAREIYRDLIINHPSEFARNKKIAMYLDDLGDRFSKIGEFEAAELCYKDKLDVFRNLHDEDPEDLNPIFEISDTYEELGDIFAEHGETGKAKAYYEKEIEIYESLLETEPDALDYKTYMAEVQATIGKLYLDEEPEKAQKYFEDALSVLENNFELEPEMDIHYSVLKKVLNNFIQLFKNQEEHEKAAEMYSKLLAVQQRMLDLNPEEREYKEDLAVTYTNLALLHSERGDIEQEARYHRLALDIHEKILEESSDYPLFLQRFVTGIYLLGSRLKLDEESRGKESGIVKEYLELAKKAENKLYAVKPEIMEDKELIAEIAEKMGISFRENEMYEEAIEEFKRSLAIREKLHEKNPENLNYLTVLEGIFHQMGITFLAQKDLEKAKETLEKAMDLNAKLLETDPEDFNYLARSSMIFETYSSVLENMGKSEEAAKYLAKAEEINAKLGYSNE; encoded by the coding sequence ATGGTATCAAGACGGCTTCAGGATTCTGCAAATCGTTTATTTGGCAAAGCAGCCACTTTCATTGAAAATGGAAAGTATGACAGGGCTCTTGAGAGCTTGAAAGATGTCGATAAAATAATGAAAAAAGAAAAAGACCCTGAAATTTCTTTCCATACCTTATTTTTGAAGGGATACACAATAAGTAAGGCTGGAGATCCGGAGGGAGCTCTGGAATTTTATGGTGAGGCCCTCAAAATCATCGAACCGCTGTTTTCAGGAGAGCCGGGGAAAAAGAACTATCAAAAATTCATAAGCAATATGATTGAGGAGATAGGGAGTTCATTTGACGAGCTTAATGATGAGGAAAGAGCTGAAGAGTTGCTGGGACCGATGGAAAAGCAGTTTGAGAAAGTTGTCCGGACATTTGAAGAACTGGTGAAATCAGACCCTGAAAATCAGGAATATCTTTCCGGTTTCCTGGAGATTATTGGAAGTATGGGGGTGTGTTATCAAGCCGGGCAGTTGATGGATCAGGCGGTGAAGCTCTTTGACAAAAAAATAGACATCTACGAAAAACTCTTCGAGCTTGAGTCCGGAGAGACGGATCTTCTCGGCGACTTTGATGAGGACATCGAACTTTACGGGTATTTATTCCGGAATTACGGACACCTGAAGGAAGCCGAAGGCAATTATTTCAGAGCAGCAGGAATTTACAGAAAAATGATTGAGAAAGACCCTGAAAACAGCATGGCCGAATATTACCTGAGCTATACTTACAGCTACCATGGGAGCCTGTATTCAGGCATGGAAAATTTGGAAAAGGCAGAGCGGTATTACGAGGAAGCCGTGGAATTGATGGATAAAGGCTATAAAGAATTTCCCGAGGACTATGCGTATGCCGTTTCTTTAGCCAATATTCATGAAAGCTATGGCGTTGCTTTTTCCAATAGAAAATATCTCGAAAAATCAATCGCGAATTACACAAAAGCCAGGGAAATTTACCGGGACCTGATAATAAACCACCCTTCAGAATTTGCACGCAACAAAAAAATTGCAATGTATCTGGATGACCTGGGGGACCGTTTTTCAAAAATAGGGGAATTCGAGGCTGCAGAACTCTGCTACAAAGACAAACTGGATGTTTTCCGGAACCTGCATGATGAAGATCCTGAAGACCTGAATCCCATATTTGAAATTTCCGATACATATGAAGAACTCGGAGACATCTTTGCAGAACACGGGGAAACTGGAAAAGCAAAGGCTTACTACGAAAAAGAAATAGAAATCTACGAAAGCCTTCTGGAAACAGAGCCCGATGCCCTGGACTACAAGACATATATGGCTGAGGTACAGGCTACTATCGGAAAACTCTATCTTGATGAAGAACCCGAAAAAGCACAGAAATATTTTGAAGATGCTCTGTCAGTGCTTGAAAACAATTTCGAGCTGGAGCCGGAAATGGATATACATTATTCAGTGCTCAAAAAGGTACTCAACAACTTTATACAATTATTCAAAAATCAGGAAGAGCATGAAAAGGCAGCCGAGATGTACAGCAAATTGCTTGCAGTCCAGCAGCGTATGCTTGACCTGAACCCCGAAGAAAGAGAATATAAGGAAGACCTCGCGGTCACATACACTAACCTTGCACTCCTTCATTCCGAAAGAGGGGATATTGAGCAGGAAGCCCGTTATCACAGGCTGGCTCTCGACATTCATGAAAAAATATTGGAAGAATCCTCTGACTATCCGTTATTCCTGCAAAGGTTTGTCACCGGCATTTATCTCCTTGGATCAAGACTTAAACTCGATGAAGAATCCCGGGGAAAAGAAAGTGGCATTGTCAAGGAATACCTTGAGCTCGCTAAAAAAGCAGAGAATAAACTTTATGCTGTCAAACCGGAAATAATGGAAGATAAGGAACTGATTGCCGAAATCGCTGAAAAGATGGGCATTTCTTTCAGAGAGAACGAAATGTATGAGGAGGCGATTGAAGAATTCAAACGTTCCCTTGCAATCCGCGAAAAATTGCATGAAAAAAACCCCGAAAATCTGAATTATTTAACTGTTCTTGAAGGCATATTCCACCAGATGGGAATCACATTCTTAGCCCAAAAGGATCTGGAAAAAGCAAAGGAAACCCTCGAAAAAGCAATGGATCTCAATGCAAAACTGCTTGAAACCGATCCCGAGGACTTTAATTACCTTGCCCGTTCTTCCATGATCTTTGAAACATATTCAAGTGTACTTGAGAATATGGGCAAATCCGAAGAAGCTGCGAAATACCTTGCAAAAGCCGAGGAGATTAATGCAAAACTGGGATATAGTAATGAATGA